The genomic stretch AGGGTTTTTATTCCAATTCCTAAAATGCCCCCATCCCCTAAAGGGGAGCTTTAGAAAGTCCCCTTTAGGGGATTTAGGGGTGTAAACAGTTGATTTTTTTTCAATTTGACGATTGTTTTCTCAGACGCCAGTAATATTTAAATTGGGCCTAGATATTCACCTCACCATTCTGCAAAGCTTCCATCGGTATTTCTCCATACGGGGTTTGCCCAACTGTGCCCTATTTTCTGTCCTTCCCGCAATTTCTCTTCATCCATTTCCACTCCCAACCCCGGCCGATCAAACAATCCAATAGCCCCATCTTTTAGATCAAAGACTTCAGGGTTTTTCACAAAATCCAACAGGTCAAATCCTTGGTTATAGTGAATTCCCAAGCTGCTCTCTTGGATAATCGCATTGGCCGAGACAAAATCCACATGCAACGCTGATGCCAAGGATACCGGACCAAGAGGACAGTGTGGTGCCAAGGTAATATCATAGGCTTCCGCCATTGCAGCTATCCTGCGCACTTCGGAAATTCCTCCAGCATGGCTCAAGTCCGGCTGAATGATATCCACCACGCCTTGGTGCAGGATTTCCTTGAAATCCCAGCGGGAGAACATCCGCTCTCCCGTGGCTATGGGAATGGATGAATAGCTATAGATATGCTTTAGTGCATCATTGTTTTCAGCGAGCACGGGCTCTTCAATAAACATGGGGTTATACGGCGTCAGTTCATCAATTAACCGCTTGACCATGGGCTTGTGCACACGACCATGAAAGTCAAGGCCAATATCCAGCTGGTCGCCAAAATGCTCACGAATCAGTTGGATGTTTTCAACCACTTTTTTGGTTTCCCTTACCGAGGACACCCAGTCCATCTTTCCTGTGGCATTCATTTTGACGGCCCTGTATCCCGCATCGACCTTTTCCTGCGCTTGTTCCAAAACCACCTCGGGATGGTCTCCTCCGATCCAGCAGTACATTTTCATCTTTTGGCGCACAGCCCCACCTAACAATTCATAAACCGGCACATTCAGGTGTTTCCCTTTGATATCCCAAAGTGCCTGGTCGATACCTGAGATGGCACTCATCAAGATCGGCCCTCCACGATAAAATCCACCCCTGTAGAGCACTTGCCAAATATCTTCGATCTCATTGGCCTGTCGCCCAATCAGGTACTGTTCCATCTCCTTCACGCATGCCGCTACGGTGTCTGCCTTCCCCTCCACTACTGGCTCTCCCCATCCTATCAATCCTGATTTAGTGGTAATTTTCACAAAAAGCCATCTTGGCGGCACTTTGAACAGCTCAATACGTGCTATGGCTAGCGCTTTATTCATATTGCTTTATTTTTTCTACATACTTCCTGGCATTGTGGGCGACGATTTCTTCTGTAAGCTTGAGGCCATCGATATGTGTCAAAACACTGCCCAAGCCTAGCCCATCGGCTCCTGACTCCATCCATTTCTCCATGTTCTCCAGATGGATACCTCCAACGGCAAAAAAGCGCCCCTTATCAAAAGGTGCTTTGATCGCCTTTAAATAGCTTGGCCCAAAATTTCCTGCGGGAAACAGCTTTATGATATCTGCTCCCTGTTCTAGCGCTTCCCCTACTTCAGTGGGTGTCAAAGCACCCATTACGACCGGAATATTGTGATCATGGGCTACAGAAATGACTCCAGAATGGGTGTTTGGGGAAACCAAAAACTGGGCTCCCGCATCTATGGCCTTAATGGCCAGATCCCTGTTGGTCACCGTGCCCGCACCAATCAAAATATCTGGATATCGCTCCCTGTTTTCCTTGATCTTTACTGTAAAATCAGGGCTATTGGTAGTGATTTCCAACACGCTTATACCTCCAGCCACCAGCCCGGCAATCAACACCGGAACGTTACCGGCATCTCTGACACGGACGATCGCAATAAGTTTTTCCCGTAGGATAATTTCACAAGTCTCTTCTCTGGTCATGCTTATGATCGGTCAATGGATTTGGTAAAATGAAGATAATTTTTGCGGGTATCGTGCAAATGCTTCTCCATGGCTTCCTGAGCCCCAAAAGGATCTTGGCGGATCACCGCTTCCAAAATTTCTTGATGATGGCTGAGCATATTGGCTTTTTCGCCCTCCAGGTTACCTGATGCGGGCTTGGCAAATACATCCATTTTGAATTTTGGCATTAGGCCAAACACGGGACTCAGCAGCAATTCCAGTACACTATTATTTGTAATGGAAAGCAAAATTCTATGAAAGTCATTATCCAATTCCGCTTCGTGCTGTTTATCCTCCAAAGCACACACTCGCATAGCATTCATATTCTTTTCCAACAGTTGGATATCTTGATTGCTACGTTTCATGGCTGCTTCAGCAGCGATTCGCGGTTCCAGTACACGCCTGGCCTCAATCGTCTGCAGCATCAAATCCGAATCAGAAGAAAGTTCAAAGAACATATTCAACATCTCTGACGCATTTTGCACACTTACTTCTGATACAAAAGCTCCGCTCCCCTTTCTCACTTCGACAATTCCCCGTGCACTCAATGTCTTGACGGCCTCTCTGATGGCGGTCCGACTGACATTAAATACCTCACACAGTTCCTTCTCAGTAGGGATTTTTTGTCCTGGAAGGTATTTCCCTTCCCTTATAGACCGGGTCAGCACTTCCTCTACCTGTGCACTCAGGGATTTCCGTTTACCTATCTCGCTAAATTCCATGAACGATAATTTTCATCAAGATATAAATTTGTCATACATCATACAAATTACAGGAATTTAAAAGTTATAAAATTGAAAGATTATAAACGTCAACGATTAATATCCAATATATTCTAACAGGGGATTACAAATCCCCTTCATCGGGAGTTCCTGAGTACAAATCAGGAACAGCATGCTCTTCCTTTCGTCAGACATACAATTTCGGCTCTTCATATACCCTCAAACTATATGAGCGGAAAACTTGCTAGGTCTTACAGGCTCTCTAGGGTTACGCTTTCCTTCAAAACACCCCCACCTAACCTCCCCGCCGCAGCGAGGAGTAAATTGACTCAATACTCCCATCTAGGTGCTTTTGTCTTTAATCTTTCTTACCCGATACTTGATACTTTTCTTCCTGGTTCTTTTCCCAGCCTCCCCCCCCAATGCAGAACAGTTTTGTCGGAACAATGTGCTTTTTTTGAATCTAATTGGTACTTACAACCCATAACATTCAATGACAGTAGATATGATACCCAAACGCATGCAAGCGTGTGTAGCCAAATCGACATGGTTACTTTTTATGTTTTTGGCCTTTGGCCTGAATGCCCAACAAACAGAAAAACAATACCTCAGCGGCACCGACAGTAAAAACACCGTAGAGTGGGATTTTTTCTGCACAGGAGGTAGAAACAGTGGTGAATGGACGACGATCAGTGTCCCTTCCCATTGGGAGCAAGAAGGATTTGGCACTTATAATTATGGCCGGGACTATGTGACTTACGGCAAAAATTTCCGCTTTGCCGATGAGCGGGGAAAATATAAGCATACTTTTAAAGTTCCCTCGGACTGGAAAGGTAGCACCATTGAATTGGTTTTTGAAGGCTCCATGACCGATACGGAAGTAAAAGTAAACGGTCAACTGGCTGGTGATATCCACCAAGGTGCCTTTTACCGGTTCAAATATGACATCACCGACAAACTCAAATTTGGCGAAGAAAACCTTCTCGAAGTCACTGTGAGCAAAATGTCAGCCGACCATTCAGTCAATCGTGCTGAGCGTTACGCTGATTATTGGATCTTTGGCGGTATTTTCCGACCAGTTTACCTGCAGGCCATGCCAAAGGAGCACATCGCCCAAGCCGCCATCACTGCGGAAGCTGACGGCTCATTTAGTGCAGAAGTGACACTGGAAGGGCTGGAGAAAAATGCCGAATTAGCCGCAACGATTACAGATCAGTCCGGCAAGATCGTCAGCCAGTTTAAAACAAAGACTAAAAAGAATGACCAAAAGGTCGTTATTTCCAAAAAATTGGACAAGATAAACACTTGGACTTCAGAAACGCCCAACCTCTACCACCTTACACTCAGTCTGAAGCAAAAAGGAGAACCACTCCATGAGATCCATGAGCGCTTTGGCTTCCGAACCATCGAGATCAAACGGGGTGATGGCATTTATGTAAATGGCACCAAAATCAAGCTGAAAGGTATCAATAGGCATGCTTTTTGGCCTGAAACCGGGCGATCATTGACACCAGAAATAGACCTTAACGACATCCTGCTCATCAAGGAAATGAACATGAATGCGGTAAGAACGGCACATTATCCTCCTGACCCTTCCTTTTTAGACCTTTGTGATAGCTTGGGGCTTTATGTAATGGATGAACTGGCGGGGTGGCAAAACGCCTATGACACCGCTCCTGGTGAGAAATTGGTCAAGGAACTGGTCGAAAGAGACCTTAACCACCCGTCCATCCTCTTTTGGAGCAATGGTAATGAGGGTGGAACCAATAAGGAATTAGACGATGATTTTGGGATGTACGATCCTTCGGGAAGGCCAGTCCTTCATGCCCATCACCGCCCTGGGAATTCCCACAATGGTGTGGACACCGACCACTATGAAAATTATAAAAGCCTGCAGAATAAACTGCAAGACACCCTCATCTACATGCCCACCGAATTCCTGCACGGCCAAGATGATGGTGGTGGAGCTGCAGGACTTACTGATTACTGGGAGCTGATGTGGAAATCAAAGCTGTCAGCGGGAGGCTTTCTCTGGGTCCTGTCCGATGAAGGCATCATCAGAACGGACATCCACAATAAAATAGATGTAAATCGATTGAATGCCCCTGACGGATTGGTCGGCCCATTCCGCCAAAGGGAAGGTAGTGTTTACGCCATCAAGGAAATATATTCGCCCGTTCACATTGAAGCTATTGATGATATTTCCAATTGGGACGGGGTCCTTAAGCTAGAAAACCGTTACCATTTCACCAATCTTGCTAAAGTTTCATTTCACTGGAAGTTAGTATCATTTAACGATATTGGGGATCCCAAAACTGGTTATGAAACAGTGCAATCTGGCCAGCTACAAGGCCCAGACCTAGCCCCTACCGCGTCCGGCACGCTAGCGCTTCCATTACCAACCAACTGGAATGAGCAAGATGCGCTAATGCTCACCGCGACCGACCACCATGGTGAGGAAATCTATACCTGGTCTTGGCGCATACAGCCCAACCAGAATTTGATCAAGGAAACCATTATGGCCAAAGGGGATGAAACCAGCAAAGTGGAAGATAAAGATAGCGTCTTGACCATTAGCGGTGGCCAGTTTGCCCTGACCTTCAGCAAGGCTGATGGGAAACTTATCCATATCAAAAAACCTTCTGGCCCTGAACTGTCATTCGGCAATGGCCCTGTCTTCACAGAAGGAGAAATCAGCGTCAACGACGTTTCCTACGAAGAAAAAGACGGAAAGGCCGTATTTAGGGTAAATTATAAAGGTGCTCTGAAGTATGCCGATTGGAGCATTGCCGACAATGGCTGGGTGACACTCAATTATGAATATGAATTGCCTGAAGGTGATTATGCTTATCCAGGCATTAGCTTTGATTACCCTGAAGCCAATGTCATCAGTGCCAAGTGGCTTGGAAAAGGCCCTTTCCGTGTATGGAAAAACCGCCCGCAAGGAAGGTTTGACGAACATCAAAACATGTACAACGACACCCACACTGGAGCCACTCCATGGGAATATCCTGAATTCAAGGGATATTTTGGTGACATTGCCTGGATGGAAATCAACACGGCCCAAGGTAAATTCTACGTCGTGGCCAAAGAGCCTAATCTTTACGTCCGTTTATTTGACTTCTATGGCATCTCAGGACCTAGCGGCTATCCTGCCCTCCCAAAGGGTGATATTTCTTTCTTGGACGGAATTCCAGCTTTGGGCAGCAAACTCGCCCTAGGGATCACTGGAAACGCCTCTGTCTATGGGCCAATGGGCCAAAACAACCACATGGATGGCCCCGTAAAAAGAACCTTGTATTTTTACTTTGGTATACTGCAAGATTGACCAATAACCACCATCTATTACTGTACCATCAAGGGGTTACTTCATCCTATTGGGATCCTGTTGGGATAGGCTGTCTTTTCGACGGCAGGAAAAATCTCAAAACCTATTTATAAACGAATTTGTATTTGAGATTTTTCCTGACTTCAGAATGAGTCGAACTGAGGTTATGAGATAGTTTCTATTTTTATACCGTTCGCCCATTGTTAGCCCTATGCCATTACCATTCGTTATGGGCGATAAAAATAAGGATGGGCTTGAAATCTACAGCATTGTGCCAATTACCAAAAGCTTCTTTATTTTTGCACTGCCATCAATGTAACCAGCCAGTGAAAAAAGTGAATCGAGGGTACAGAAAAGCCCGATACGTAGTTTATAAACAGACCATACTTAATCCTATCGATCATCTTTGGACTTTTGTGGGTGGTTTTTTGGGTATTGGTTGCATTGCTTTTATCCAGTCGGAACTGCATCATTTCAATGCTTTGGAAAAGGTCTTCCTGATTGGTTCCTTTGGTGCTTCTGCAGTACTGGTTTACGGTGCCACCAATAGTCCACTTGCCCAGCCCAGAAACCTGATCCTTGGGCACACGGTCAGTGCTTTTGTAGGGGTTACGGTGATGAAAACCGTTGGTCAATTTGATGTTTTTTGGCTGACTTGTGCCACGGCGGTTTCACTGGCTATCATTGCCATGCAAATCCTAAAAGCACTCCATCCACCAGGTGGAGCGACTGCCTTGATCGCTGTTATTGGTACCACTAAAGTAAAAGAACTTGGCTTTTTCTATGTGCTCAGCCCTGTATTCACTGGTGCGCTCATCTTGTTGGTGATTGCTCTTTTGATCAATAACATCCCCAAAGACCGCCACTATCCCTACAATCCAAAAGTATCGCCCTACATGGGCAGAAGAAAAAAATATTGGCTTAATATCCAGCGCACCTTGGGGATAAGGTAAGCCTTAAGAGTTATCTTTTAAAAAGTGCTAAACACAATGTACAAGATCAAAAAAGAAGCCTACCTTGAAAATTGGTAGGCTTCACGATTTCCGGTTATCCCGCCGTCTCTGACGCGGGATCGTGATGGGCAGAGACCCGGAACGCACCCCGGGATCCGATAGGATGGGTCTGTGGTATTACTATCGGCTACTACCTTGGATTTTTTTAGTAGAACAATTCGACATTGGTTATTAAGTTATTCGTTATTGGATCCCTGAGCAAAGCCGAAGGGTGGTTATTGGTTACTCGACACTCAAGTCTGCTTACTTGCTTTTGGCCTCATCCTTCCCTGCTGGCTAACTTAAGGAATCCTCTTTGCTTTGGGATACTTGGCCAGTCTGGCTTCCAGTGCTTTCACCACTTCCGGATGATCACCTGCAATATTTTTAGTTTCCTGGGCATCTTCCTGATAATCGTAAAGTTCATAGATCACTTCTTTATCTTTATCTTGTGTATGCGTCCAACGCACCATTCTGTAGCGGTCGGTTCTAATGGCTTCTCCCAAGTATCCTCCACGGTTATAGGCATGATAAGCGTGATCCTTGATAATGGTCTGGCCATTTTTTAACGTTGGCGAAAGGTCAATGCCATCAATAGGCTGAGGTCCCACCGGTCGGCCCAAACCTGCCAGGGCGGCCAATGTCGGGAAGATGTCCACTGTTTCGGCAAACTGCTTGGTACTGCTTCCACTGGCAGTCACACCAGGAGCCCTGAAAATGATCGGGATTCTATTTGCTTGCTCATAATTGGTGTGCTTGGTCCAAATGGCGTGGTCCCCTAAGTGCCATCCATGATCACCCCAAAGCACCACAATGGTATTTTCGTCCAAATCCAATCGCTCCAATTCCTTCAGCACTTTGCCCACCTGGGTATCCATATAGGTCAAACTGGCATAATAGCCATGTATCAGCTTTCGCTGCAAATCATCTTCATAAATGTGCTGGTGGTTAGGAATGGGAAAAAACTGGTTGATCTCCCCTCCTCTTTTGACGGCAAAGTCAGGAGCTCCTTCCGGGCCTTCTTCAAATTCCGCTAGTGGAAGGGTTTCGGGATCATACATGTCCCAGTATTTTTGGGGTACACTAAAGGGCAAATGCGGACGGGCAAAACCTACTGCCATAAAAAACGGTTGATCCTGATCCTTGCTCAAGTCCCGCAACCGGTCAATGGCATGTCGAGCCACCCGTCCATCGGCATAGGCTTCATCTGTCACGTCCGGACTTTCCCAGGCTGCCCCCCGTGGCAACTCGTGATTTGGAGGAGTATCTTCAATGTACATGCGTGTGTTTTCAAAAAATGCCTCTTCACGGGTTAGCTGTCCATTGGTACTTTCTGGTTCCACATATTCGATCACTTTTTCTTTCCAGTGTGGAATACTCCAGGAAGCCTCGTCATTGGTGTTGCCATGGCCGATATGGAAGACCTTGCCCATGCTTTCGGCATGATATCCAGCAGCCCTAAAATATTGGGGCATGGTCACCGCATCGGGAATGACATCTCTAAATTCCTTTCCAAAATCATACAGTCCCGTACTTGTAGAACGAGAGCCCAAGATCAGATTATACCGGCTGGAAACACAAACAGCCTGATTACAGTAAGCCTGGTCAAAGCGCATTCCGCTATTGGCCAATCCATCGATATTTGGACTGATGGCATGTTCATCTCCAAAAGCGCCCAAATTGGGTTTGAGATCATCCACAAGGATCAACAGGATATTGGGTTTTTCATTTTGTTGGGCCATCGCCATGGTAACTGCAAATAGCAGTATTACCAAAGGAACCCAGTTCTTAATTACTTTTAAACAACTACTTTTCATAGGATATTTTCAACTAAATCTTTGTTATTTTTTTTAAGCTTCAAAACGGACTCATATGCAATTGGTCTTCGTCATGGTCTCTCCTAATTATTATTGCGGGAAAGAGTAACGACAAAGAAGTAATCTCACCTATCGAACATGAGATTGCTTCACTCCACTACCGTTCCGTTCGCAATGATGTTTTTACATCATTTTACTGCAAAACAGGCATTACTCAAACCGCTGTGCCTCATCCGGACCAGGCTGGGCATAATCGGGGTCAATCGCACGGATATAAATTTCACCATCCTCCAAAACCTTCACTTCCAAAGGCACAATGGTCGTCCCTTGTTCATTGATTGTTTGGGCAGTTTCCCCTAAATCCTTGTTTTGGATTCCATCCTTACTTACTGGAGGCACATTTCCATTGTAAAATGCCGTACACCACCATCTGCCATCCTTGTCCTGAAATGGAGTTCCATGCCCCAAAAAGCGTCCTACAAACTTCCTTGGCCCGTAAGGTCCGGTGATGTTATCAGCGGTACAATAGTATAGGTTATAGGAGCCTTTTCGCATCTTGTCTGTAGACCAGGCGGTTCCAAAATGCACGTACTTATCTCCTATTTTTCTCAAGGTAGCTCCCTCATGACCGATTACTCTGTTGGCGGGATCGATCCGTTTTGGTTCTGCCGCTAGCCCTGAGAAACCGGGTTTAATTGGTGCAATAAAGGTGTTTCCCCAAAGCAAATACCATATTCCATCATCGTCTTTGAACAAACTTGGGTCATGTTTATTCTGCATATCATCCCCCATGGGAAAGGAAAAAGGCCCAGCCATGTGCTCACCTTCCGAGATCGCTAAATTAGCCCCACCTCTGACAGGATCCGGTGAAGTATGCACATAGATCCATTTGCCATCTATATGGTACAGTTCCGGAGCCCACAACCTCCAGTCGCTCGCCGGCTTTTCGTTCAGTTTATCCGGCATTTTTTGGGCCCAGTAGCCTTCGGCGAGATCGAAAGGCTCACCAAGTGACTCCCAGTGCAGCAGGTCTTCACTCCTCCAAACCCTGATCTTGTGCCCCACAATGCTAGGTTTTCCAAACAGCTCCATATTTTGGGCGTCCAGCCCTGTATTATAAGGTTCTGTCTCCTCTCGTGGATCATTGGGCAAGGGCGTAGTGCCTGTAAGATAATAATAGCCATAATTGTCCAAATAGATATAAGGGTCACGGATCCATCCATCTTTCAAATAAATGGCCTCATCATGCTGCTCAAAGATCGCCTTTTTTGAATGCTGCCCACAACCAGAAAGTGTCAGCACTCCACCGAACAAGGCTAAAACAACTTGTTTCTTAATGTTCATTTTTTCGTTCTTGTATGGTTTTTCCATTGGGTTTGGGACCAGGAAAGTAGTAAGGTTG from Echinicola soli encodes the following:
- a CDS encoding family 43 glycosylhydrolase, producing the protein MNIKKQVVLALFGGVLTLSGCGQHSKKAIFEQHDEAIYLKDGWIRDPYIYLDNYGYYYLTGTTPLPNDPREETEPYNTGLDAQNMELFGKPSIVGHKIRVWRSEDLLHWESLGEPFDLAEGYWAQKMPDKLNEKPASDWRLWAPELYHIDGKWIYVHTSPDPVRGGANLAISEGEHMAGPFSFPMGDDMQNKHDPSLFKDDDGIWYLLWGNTFIAPIKPGFSGLAAEPKRIDPANRVIGHEGATLRKIGDKYVHFGTAWSTDKMRKGSYNLYYCTADNITGPYGPRKFVGRFLGHGTPFQDKDGRWWCTAFYNGNVPPVSKDGIQNKDLGETAQTINEQGTTIVPLEVKVLEDGEIYIRAIDPDYAQPGPDEAQRFE
- a CDS encoding bifunctional 4-hydroxy-2-oxoglutarate aldolase/2-dehydro-3-deoxy-phosphogluconate aldolase translates to MTREETCEIILREKLIAIVRVRDAGNVPVLIAGLVAGGISVLEITTNSPDFTVKIKENRERYPDILIGAGTVTNRDLAIKAIDAGAQFLVSPNTHSGVISVAHDHNIPVVMGALTPTEVGEALEQGADIIKLFPAGNFGPSYLKAIKAPFDKGRFFAVGGIHLENMEKWMESGADGLGLGSVLTHIDGLKLTEEIVAHNARKYVEKIKQYE
- a CDS encoding FadR/GntR family transcriptional regulator: MEFSEIGKRKSLSAQVEEVLTRSIREGKYLPGQKIPTEKELCEVFNVSRTAIREAVKTLSARGIVEVRKGSGAFVSEVSVQNASEMLNMFFELSSDSDLMLQTIEARRVLEPRIAAEAAMKRSNQDIQLLEKNMNAMRVCALEDKQHEAELDNDFHRILLSITNNSVLELLLSPVFGLMPKFKMDVFAKPASGNLEGEKANMLSHHQEILEAVIRQDPFGAQEAMEKHLHDTRKNYLHFTKSIDRS
- a CDS encoding sulfatase, giving the protein MKSSCLKVIKNWVPLVILLFAVTMAMAQQNEKPNILLILVDDLKPNLGAFGDEHAISPNIDGLANSGMRFDQAYCNQAVCVSSRYNLILGSRSTSTGLYDFGKEFRDVIPDAVTMPQYFRAAGYHAESMGKVFHIGHGNTNDEASWSIPHWKEKVIEYVEPESTNGQLTREEAFFENTRMYIEDTPPNHELPRGAAWESPDVTDEAYADGRVARHAIDRLRDLSKDQDQPFFMAVGFARPHLPFSVPQKYWDMYDPETLPLAEFEEGPEGAPDFAVKRGGEINQFFPIPNHQHIYEDDLQRKLIHGYYASLTYMDTQVGKVLKELERLDLDENTIVVLWGDHGWHLGDHAIWTKHTNYEQANRIPIIFRAPGVTASGSSTKQFAETVDIFPTLAALAGLGRPVGPQPIDGIDLSPTLKNGQTIIKDHAYHAYNRGGYLGEAIRTDRYRMVRWTHTQDKDKEVIYELYDYQEDAQETKNIAGDHPEVVKALEARLAKYPKAKRIP
- a CDS encoding glycoside hydrolase family 2 protein, which encodes MTVDMIPKRMQACVAKSTWLLFMFLAFGLNAQQTEKQYLSGTDSKNTVEWDFFCTGGRNSGEWTTISVPSHWEQEGFGTYNYGRDYVTYGKNFRFADERGKYKHTFKVPSDWKGSTIELVFEGSMTDTEVKVNGQLAGDIHQGAFYRFKYDITDKLKFGEENLLEVTVSKMSADHSVNRAERYADYWIFGGIFRPVYLQAMPKEHIAQAAITAEADGSFSAEVTLEGLEKNAELAATITDQSGKIVSQFKTKTKKNDQKVVISKKLDKINTWTSETPNLYHLTLSLKQKGEPLHEIHERFGFRTIEIKRGDGIYVNGTKIKLKGINRHAFWPETGRSLTPEIDLNDILLIKEMNMNAVRTAHYPPDPSFLDLCDSLGLYVMDELAGWQNAYDTAPGEKLVKELVERDLNHPSILFWSNGNEGGTNKELDDDFGMYDPSGRPVLHAHHRPGNSHNGVDTDHYENYKSLQNKLQDTLIYMPTEFLHGQDDGGGAAGLTDYWELMWKSKLSAGGFLWVLSDEGIIRTDIHNKIDVNRLNAPDGLVGPFRQREGSVYAIKEIYSPVHIEAIDDISNWDGVLKLENRYHFTNLAKVSFHWKLVSFNDIGDPKTGYETVQSGQLQGPDLAPTASGTLALPLPTNWNEQDALMLTATDHHGEEIYTWSWRIQPNQNLIKETIMAKGDETSKVEDKDSVLTISGGQFALTFSKADGKLIHIKKPSGPELSFGNGPVFTEGEISVNDVSYEEKDGKAVFRVNYKGALKYADWSIADNGWVTLNYEYELPEGDYAYPGISFDYPEANVISAKWLGKGPFRVWKNRPQGRFDEHQNMYNDTHTGATPWEYPEFKGYFGDIAWMEINTAQGKFYVVAKEPNLYVRLFDFYGISGPSGYPALPKGDISFLDGIPALGSKLALGITGNASVYGPMGQNNHMDGPVKRTLYFYFGILQD
- a CDS encoding HPP family protein: MKKVNRGYRKARYVVYKQTILNPIDHLWTFVGGFLGIGCIAFIQSELHHFNALEKVFLIGSFGASAVLVYGATNSPLAQPRNLILGHTVSAFVGVTVMKTVGQFDVFWLTCATAVSLAIIAMQILKALHPPGGATALIAVIGTTKVKELGFFYVLSPVFTGALILLVIALLINNIPKDRHYPYNPKVSPYMGRRKKYWLNIQRTLGIR
- the dgoD gene encoding galactonate dehydratase, yielding MNKALAIARIELFKVPPRWLFVKITTKSGLIGWGEPVVEGKADTVAACVKEMEQYLIGRQANEIEDIWQVLYRGGFYRGGPILMSAISGIDQALWDIKGKHLNVPVYELLGGAVRQKMKMYCWIGGDHPEVVLEQAQEKVDAGYRAVKMNATGKMDWVSSVRETKKVVENIQLIREHFGDQLDIGLDFHGRVHKPMVKRLIDELTPYNPMFIEEPVLAENNDALKHIYSYSSIPIATGERMFSRWDFKEILHQGVVDIIQPDLSHAGGISEVRRIAAMAEAYDITLAPHCPLGPVSLASALHVDFVSANAIIQESSLGIHYNQGFDLLDFVKNPEVFDLKDGAIGLFDRPGLGVEMDEEKLREGQKIGHSWANPVWRNTDGSFAEW